One window of Catharus ustulatus isolate bCatUst1 chromosome 3, bCatUst1.pri.v2, whole genome shotgun sequence genomic DNA carries:
- the UTP25 gene encoding U3 small nucleolar RNA-associated protein 25 homolog, with translation MGKRRAGRELLRSLSKKQKKHLREFGEEHPFYDKVSGRPEATQICELSDDSDKSSAESDSETEVEQVSGYHKLLATLKTSPESESEEEEDESESEEAEESEAEMDSEGSQETGEAEEGEEDKNDAPEEEEATDTAEQMLSQEQADGTDTSCDPRHGVIEEFTDVKHESEFSLETNFMEEDSGDCNADRKDSSSSQTLPEDPFKQHMDKELEEKEIEKMSTIPKTSSQSQWPRLGQVIFSSTLEKQKSLKADKEVDVKQLHLHKPLESTWPKVNKQFLSAVDKPTDSSFTPLQRELFCIMNSYRDLFYPERNALTNGEEVRHTYCLHALNHVLKANAQVLSNNAKRRDRKPGTDTDDHRDQGLTRPKVLMIVPFRECALRIVHIFISLLEVNDKKKIDVSNKKRFKGEFGSDPEEKPPNLKRPEDYEAVFAGNIDDHFRIGVAILQKSMRLYAPFYSSDIIIASPLGIRTVIGAEGEKRRDFDFLSSIEILIIDQADIYLMQNWEHVLHLMKHINLLPLESHGVDFSRVRMLNLNNWSKYYRQTLLFSALQDPQINSVFNKHCFNYAGQVAVRNVPLTGSISHVVVQLPHVFRRLEADSVTSVIDARFQFFIDKVLPEYRDAIMSHTLIYVPSYFDYVRLRNYFKKEDLNFTHICEYTKKAAVCRARRFFLKGEKQFLLFTERFHFYKRYTIKGIRNLIFYELPTYSHFYSEICNMLKATDNGVDATWTCTVLYSKYDAQKLAAVVGIDRTAQMLQSKKNVHLFVTGEND, from the exons ATGGGCAAGCGGCGGGCCGGGCGGGAGCTGCTGCGCAGCCTGagcaagaagcagaagaagcacCTGCGGGAGTTCGGCGAGGAGCACCCGTTCTATGACAA GGTTTCTGGAAGACCAGAAGCAACTCAAATATGTGAACTg tCTGATGATTCTGATAAATCGAGTGCAGAAAGCGATTCAGAGACAGAAGTGGAACAGGTCTCTGGGTATCATAAACTCCTGGCTACCCTGAAGACCTCACCTGAGTCAGagagtgaggaagaggaagatgaaagtGAATCAGAAGAAGCTGAGGAAAGTGAGGCAGAAATGGACAGTGAAGGGTCCCAGGAGACTGGAGAAGCAGAGGAAGGTGAAGAAGATAAGAATGATGctccagaggaggaagaag CCACAGACACGGCAGAGCAGAtgctcagccaggagcaggctgATGGCACAGATACCTCTTGTGACCCACGTCATGGAGTAATTGAAGAGTTTACTGATGTGAAACACGAATCTGAATTTAGCTTGGAAACCAATTTCATGGAAGAGGACAGTGGAGATTGCAATGCAGATAGGAAAGACAGCAGTTCTTCACAAACTCTTCCAGAAG ATCCATTTAAACAacacatggacaaagaacttgaagaaaaggaaatagagaAAATGTCTACAATTCCTAAAACTTCAAGTCAAAGCCAG tggcCAAGGCTGGgtcaagtaattttttcttccactttggagaaacaaaaatctttgaAGGCAGACAAAGAAGTTGATGTGAAACAGCTTCATCTCCACAAGCCTTTGGAATCCACTTGGCCAAAAGTGAATAAACAATTTCTGTCTGCAGTGGACAAACCAACTGATTCCTCTTTTACCCCATTACAAAGAGAGCTCTTCTGTATCATGAATTCCTACCGGGACTTGTTCTATCcagaaagaaatgctttaaCAAATGGAGAAGAGGTCCGGCACACTTACTGCCTGCATGCCTTGAACCATGTCCTCAAGGCCAATGCCCAGGTGCTCAGCAACAATGCCAAACGGAGGGATCGGAAGCCAGGGACTGACACGGATGACCACAGGGATCAGGGGCTCACCAGGCCTAAG GTACTGATGATAGTGCCCTTCAGGGAATGTGCCCTGCGGATTGTGCATATTTTCATCAGTCTCCTTGAAGtgaatgacaagaaaaaaatagatgttAGTAACAAAAAGCGCTTCAAAGGGGAGTTTGGCTCTGACCCAGAAGAGAAGCCCCCCAACCTGAAAAGACCTGAAGATTATGAAGCTGTCTTTGCTGGCAACATTGATGACCACTTCAGAATTG GAGTTGCGATCCTGCAGAAGAGCATGAGGCTCTATGCACCCTTCTACTCCTCAGACATCATCATTGCCTCTCCCCTGGGCATCAGGACTGTCATTGGTGCAGAAGGGGAGAAGAGGAGAGACTTTGATTTTCTGTCATCAATAGAAATCCTCATAATTGATCAAGCAGACATTTATCTGATGCAGAACTGGGAGCACGTTCTG CACCTGATGAAGCACATTAACCTGCTCCCTCTGGAATCCCACGGGGTGGACTTCTCCCGGGTGCGGATGCTGAATCTCAACAACTGGTCCAAGTACTACCGGCAGACACTGCTGTTCAGTGctctccaggacccccagatTAACTCTGTCTTCAACAAACACTGCTTCAATTATGCTGGGCAG GTGGCTGTCCGCAACGTGCCGCTCACTGGCTCCATCAGCCACGTTGTGGTCCAGCTTCCTCATGTTTTTCGGAGATTAGAAGCTGACAGTGTCACTTCTGTGATAGATGCAAG gtTTCAGTTTTTCATCGACAAAGTCCTGCCCGAGTACCGCGACGCCATCATGTCCCACACACTCATTTACGTCCCGTCCTACTTCGACTATGTGCGCCTTCGAAACTACTTCAAGAAAGAGGACCTGAACTTCACTCACATCTGTGAATACACCAAAAAggctgctgtctgcagagcaaGGCGCTTCTTTCTCAAGGGAGAGAAGCAGTTTTTGTTGTTCACTGAGCGTTTCCACTTCTATAAAAG GTATACGATAAAAGGCATTAGGAACCTCATTTTCTATGAGTTACCAACATACTCCCACTTCTACAGTGAGATTTGTAACATGCTGAAGGCCACAGACAATGGGGTGGATGCTACTTGGACTTGTACTGTGCTCTACTCTAAGTATGATGCTCAGAAATTGGCTGCAGTGGTTGGCATAGACCGCACAGCTCAAATGCTACAGTCCAAGAAGAATGTGCACCTCTTTGTTACAGGAGAAAATGATTGA